TGCCCCGGTTCCATGCCCCAGGCATGGACGATGGACAGCAGGGAACCAGGCTCCGGCTTGCGCGGGAAACGGTCTGAAAAGCCCATCACCACCTGGAAAGGCACCTCCGGAAGGATATGGCGCACCAGCGGACCCGTGACCACATGCGGCTTGTTGGACAGGACGCCCAGGGGATGCCCCTCCGCGGCCAGTTCCAGCAGCATTTCACGGATGCCGGGGTACGGCGCCGTGCCGTCCTGCCAGGTATGGGGATATTCCTTCATGAACCCCTTGTGCACCGCTTCAAAGGCCTCTTCAGGCACCTCCCCGTGAAAGTATTCCCGCAGGGAAGCCAGGCAGAGCTCCCGCGCGCCCCGGCTCACCATTCCCCGGATGGCATCCACGGAATGCTCCGGATACCCCAGAGCCTTCAAGGCCAGGTTCAGCCCGCGGGCGA
This DNA window, taken from Akkermansia muciniphila, encodes the following:
- a CDS encoding HAD family hydrolase, coding for MKTGFVFDLDGTLVDSIPGIARGLNLALKALGYPEHSVDAIRGMVSRGARELCLASLREYFHGEVPEEAFEAVHKGFMKEYPHTWQDGTAPYPGIREMLLELAAEGHPLGVLSNKPHVVTGPLVRHILPEVPFQVVMGFSDRFPRKPEPGSLLSIVHAWGMEPGQVCMVGDSAHDGNTAVNAGTRLVLVGWGYSSRAALDAFHVPVCASAAELSARLREEDSLLFPIR